One segment of Rhodanobacter thiooxydans DNA contains the following:
- a CDS encoding TonB-dependent receptor domain-containing protein encodes MNHLSLAVRLALTAGVFATAGVAQAQAPQADNPTSTDQATPPSKSKAKNLEAVVVTGSLIRRVDVETASPVVTLDRAAITNSGKPVLGDVLQQMPSISGNATNPQNNSNGGGVASPLLEAGDGASRVSLRGLGISRTLVLVNGQRMSNPDINLIPPDMIEKVDVLAEGASTVYGSDAIGGVVNFILRKDFKGAQFSLNDGISSHGDAQRRGFNLTGGMTGEHYSIAAGLDYNKYDATLAARRKFSRQQLYLSSGSVIPAGSSSIPTGRIQVPGSIAAQYGCTLNSSGYAQVTLATGNGSSLGDYRCRLPSDTFNYAALNYIQTAQRRTNGFVLGSYDFTDNLTGFVNAFYNHTVSSGQDAPSPVGTGDGLIISSSNPINPFGITFSQNPVPGDPNSGYNFQTRLTGAGTRVHSYTTDTSQINAGLRGNFGQESSWNWDASINYSHTKRDQRDSNEVDIPALQAAVDGGANIFDQANAGNVLSAGVKTPIYIYTQSTKQAQFDANGELWDLPAGAVQLSAGALYRKQFMNYTVSDFAVLDPTTTTCQILQEACGSPGRGSFNVKEVYAETLIPLLADQPWAHSLNLDLGVRSSNYSTTGTTTNGKIAIEWRPIADLLVRGTISQVFRAPNLNELYDGRTLVQPNLNDPCVGLTAAELAAHPAACQFVPVNWAGNSPAQVNTFYSGAATVGATLKPEKGKSINLGLVYDPDWLPGVSTSLDFWHIYLSDTLTAIQADTVVSSCYNNASSPYCSFIHREDSTSRQPGQVFLINTPVVNLGNLSTTGIDYTLRYKIPHFNLGSVDPGNFRAGLSTSYTSTYNVNATPGEPGAQTVNYAGTLSPQFGNISRWRGTVTLNWEKGNWNAQWQSRYINKLTALNADAAISGVNIPVASVIYHSIQLGYAVPSIHTRFDVGVDNIMDKAPPLVYQNGANYNVDTATYDVLGRYYWARATIKF; translated from the coding sequence ATGAATCACTTGTCACTGGCGGTGCGACTGGCCTTGACCGCGGGCGTCTTTGCCACCGCGGGCGTGGCCCAGGCGCAGGCACCGCAGGCGGACAACCCGACCTCGACAGACCAGGCCACGCCGCCGTCCAAGAGCAAGGCCAAGAATCTGGAAGCGGTGGTGGTGACCGGCTCACTGATCCGCCGCGTGGACGTGGAGACGGCCAGCCCGGTGGTGACGCTGGACCGCGCGGCCATCACCAACTCCGGCAAGCCCGTGCTGGGTGACGTGCTGCAGCAGATGCCGAGCATTTCGGGCAACGCGACCAACCCGCAGAACAACAGCAACGGCGGCGGCGTCGCCAGCCCGCTGCTGGAAGCCGGCGATGGCGCCTCGCGCGTCTCGCTGCGCGGCCTGGGCATCAGCCGCACGCTGGTACTGGTCAACGGCCAGCGCATGTCCAACCCGGACATCAACCTGATCCCGCCGGACATGATCGAGAAGGTCGACGTGCTGGCTGAAGGCGCCTCCACGGTGTACGGCTCCGACGCCATCGGCGGCGTGGTCAACTTCATCCTGCGCAAGGATTTCAAGGGCGCCCAGTTCAGCCTGAACGACGGCATCTCCAGCCATGGCGACGCCCAGCGCCGCGGGTTCAACCTCACCGGTGGCATGACCGGCGAGCATTACAGCATTGCCGCCGGCCTCGACTACAACAAGTACGACGCCACGCTCGCCGCCCGGCGCAAGTTCTCCAGGCAGCAGCTGTACCTGTCCAGCGGCTCGGTCATCCCGGCCGGTTCCAGCTCGATCCCGACCGGCCGCATCCAGGTGCCCGGATCGATCGCCGCCCAGTACGGCTGCACGCTCAATTCCAGCGGCTACGCGCAGGTGACCCTGGCCACCGGCAACGGCTCCTCGCTGGGCGACTACCGCTGCCGGCTGCCCTCGGACACCTTCAACTACGCCGCGCTGAACTACATCCAGACCGCGCAGAGGCGCACCAACGGCTTCGTGCTCGGCAGCTATGACTTCACCGACAACCTGACCGGTTTCGTCAATGCGTTCTACAACCACACGGTATCCAGCGGCCAGGATGCGCCCTCGCCGGTGGGCACTGGCGACGGCCTGATCATCTCCTCCAGCAACCCGATCAACCCGTTCGGCATCACCTTCAGCCAGAACCCGGTTCCGGGCGACCCGAACAGCGGCTACAACTTCCAGACCCGCCTCACCGGCGCCGGCACCCGCGTGCACAGCTACACCACCGACACCTCGCAGATCAACGCGGGCCTGCGCGGCAATTTCGGCCAGGAAAGCAGCTGGAACTGGGACGCGTCGATCAACTACAGCCACACCAAGCGCGACCAGCGCGACTCCAATGAGGTGGACATCCCGGCGCTGCAGGCGGCGGTCGACGGCGGCGCCAACATCTTCGACCAGGCGAATGCCGGCAACGTGCTGAGTGCCGGCGTGAAGACGCCGATCTACATCTACACCCAGTCCACCAAGCAGGCCCAGTTCGACGCCAACGGCGAGCTGTGGGACCTGCCCGCCGGCGCGGTGCAGCTGTCCGCCGGCGCCCTGTACCGCAAGCAGTTCATGAACTACACGGTGAGCGACTTCGCCGTGCTCGATCCGACCACCACCACCTGCCAGATCCTGCAGGAAGCCTGCGGTTCGCCGGGCCGCGGCAGCTTCAACGTCAAGGAGGTGTACGCCGAGACGCTGATCCCGCTGCTTGCCGACCAGCCATGGGCCCACTCGCTGAACCTCGACCTCGGCGTGCGCTCGTCCAACTACAGCACCACCGGCACCACCACCAACGGCAAGATCGCGATCGAGTGGCGTCCCATTGCCGACCTGCTGGTACGCGGCACCATTTCGCAGGTGTTCCGCGCGCCCAACCTCAATGAACTCTACGATGGCCGCACCCTGGTCCAGCCCAACCTGAACGATCCCTGCGTCGGACTCACCGCGGCCGAACTGGCGGCGCATCCGGCAGCCTGCCAGTTCGTTCCGGTGAACTGGGCCGGCAACTCGCCGGCACAGGTCAACACGTTCTACTCCGGCGCCGCCACCGTCGGCGCGACGCTGAAGCCGGAAAAGGGCAAGTCCATCAACCTCGGCCTGGTCTACGATCCGGACTGGCTGCCGGGCGTGTCCACCAGCCTCGACTTCTGGCACATCTATCTATCCGACACACTGACGGCGATCCAGGCCGATACCGTGGTCAGCTCCTGCTACAACAACGCCAGCAGCCCGTACTGCTCGTTCATCCATCGCGAGGACAGCACCAGCCGGCAGCCCGGCCAGGTGTTCCTGATCAACACGCCGGTGGTCAACCTGGGCAACCTGAGCACCACCGGCATCGACTACACGCTGCGCTACAAGATCCCGCATTTCAACCTGGGCAGCGTGGACCCGGGCAACTTCCGTGCCGGCCTCAGCACCAGCTACACCTCGACGTACAACGTCAACGCCACACCCGGCGAGCCGGGCGCCCAGACTGTCAACTACGCCGGCACCTTGAGCCCGCAGTTCGGCAACATCTCGCGCTGGCGCGGCACGGTCACGCTCAACTGGGAGAAGGGCAACTGGAACGCCCAGTGGCAGTCGCGCTACATCAACAAGCTGACCGCGCTCAACGCCGATGCCGCCATCTCCGGGGTGAACATTCCGGTGGCTTCGGTGATCTACCACTCGATCCAGCTGGGCTACGCGGTGCCGTCGATCCACACCCGCTTCGACGTCGGCGTGGACAACATCATGGACAAGGCGCCGCCGCTGGTCTACCAGAACGGTGCGAACTACAACGTGGACACCGCCACCTACGACGTGCTCGGCCGCTACTACTGGGCGCGGGCGACGATCAAGTTCTGA